The Colias croceus chromosome 11, ilColCroc2.1 genome has a segment encoding these proteins:
- the LOC123695639 gene encoding sulfide:quinone oxidoreductase, mitochondrial: MMNALCRVRPCSKSIIIRNLSVTSACLQDQSCKLLVIGGGTGGCTMAAKFAKRMKKGSVIVLEPSSDHYYQPLFTLVGSGVTTVEATRRDAKSVLPSNAIWLQDSAEHIDPDKSVVKTAKGDEIKYEYVVIAAGLKYDYDRETTLPYDLLHVTPPMSTPQFLNSSPLADSTGYLDVDKFTLQHKKYTNVYGLGDCTTTPNSKTAAAIAKQAYVLEQNLLSTMSGNKPQHKYNGYGACPIVTAYGKCILAEFLYDGVPYETMPVNQARESTLAYYMKRDLFPFLYWQFMLKGNYHGPEFVRKIINPFAPSFFLKNIRVSNTLIRHYYYACKNEFRPCYRCKVLVVGGGTGGCSVAWRLHKKLGDKDIILIEPSTVHYYQPLFTLIGAGIKPFSQSHRPFKSLVPPRVMWLKDQVDEFDPSNNIVHTKCGYRVRYEVMVIGVGLKNDYDKIPGLTRFLNDPLSPVSTIYSPQHCTKCWCCIQQFEGGHAVFTFPKEVGKCSGAAQKIMYLAHDYWSQRKIRPRTNITYVTTKTALFGIPKYAAALNKIAQNRNMAVNYHLELVEVKSRAAVFRGSNGQTVTLPYNFLHVTPPMSPPACLTKCSELVDKGYLDVDKYTLQHKCYPNVYGIGDCLNTPNSKTAAAVAQQSGIVAQNVWDTLYGKPPIAKYDGYGACPILTSYKGGIIAEFKYGGTVCETLPVDQAKERRICFYLQNNIFPYLYWNRLLKGKWSGPSTIRKIINPFGKRNTQ, encoded by the exons ATGATGAACGCGCTGTGTAGAGTTCGTCCCTGTTCAAAATCtataattataagaaatttGTCGGTGACCAGTGCTTGTCTGCAAGACCAGTC ATGTAAATTGCTTGTGATTGGCGGTGGGACTGGTGGATGCACTATGGCGGCTAAGTTCGCTAAACGAATGAAGAAAGGATCTGTGATCGTTCTAGAACCTAGTTCT GACCACTACTACCAACCGCTGTTCACGCTAGTTGGCTCCGGAGTGACCACGGTCGAAGCGACCCGCCGCGACGCTAAAAGCGTTCTACCCTCCAACGCTATATGGTTACAAGATTCAGCGGAACACATAGATCCAGATAAAAGTGTGGTCAAAACAGCCAAAGGAgacgaaataaaatatgagtaTGTGGTTATTGCGGCTGGACTGAAGTATGATTATGATAGG GAGACCACCCTCCCCTACGACTTGCTACACGTGACCCCGCCCATGTCGACCCCACAATTCCTCAATAGCTCCCCTCTAGCTGATAGCACCGGTTATTTGGACGTGGACAAGTTCACCCTACAGCACAAGAAGTATACCAATGTGTACGGTCTGGGGGACTGTACGACCACGCCGAATAGTAAAACTGCCGCTGCTATTG CAAAACAAGCCTACGTGCTAGAACAGAACCTACTCAGCACGATGTCGGGTAACAAGCCACAACACAAGTATAACGGCTACGGCGCGTGCCCGATCGTCACGGCATATGGCAAGTGCATACTCGCAGAGTTCCTGTACGACGGCGTGCCGTACGAGACCATGCCCGTCAACCAG GCCCGTGAAAGTACGCTAGCGTACTACATGAAGAGAGATCTTTTCCCGTTCCTGTATTGGCAGTTTATGTTAAAGGGTAACTACCACGGTCCAGAATTTGTGAGGAAAATTATCAACCCCTTcgct cctagtttttttctcaaaaataTTAGAGTATCGAATACATTAATCCGACACTATTATTATGCTTGTAAGAATGAGTTTAG ACCGTGTTATAGATGTAAGGTATTGGTGGTTGGAGGAGGAACCGGTGGCTGCAGCGTGGCTTGGAGACTGCATAAGAAACTCGGTGACAAGGATATCATATTGATAGAGCCTTCGACG GTACATTACTACCAGCCCCTTTTCACGCTAATTGGTGCAGGGATAAAGCCCTTTTCACAAAGCCACCGACCCTTCAAATCCCTAGTGCCACCAAGGGTCATGTGGCTGAAAGATCAAGTGGATGAATTCGATCCAAGTAATAATATTGTCCATACAAAATGCGGGTACAGGGTTCGGTATGAAGTCATGGTTATCGGAGTTGGCTTGAAGAATGATTATGACAAG ATCCCAGGTCTAACTCGTTTCCTCAACGACCCTCTATCACCCGTGTCCACCATATATTCCCCACAACACTGTACCAAGTGCTGGTGCTGCATCCAGCAGTTCGAAGGTGGTCACGCTGTGTTCACGTTCCCGAAGGAAGTCGGCAAGTGCTCTGGTGCAGCACAGAAGATTATGTACTTGGCGCATGATTATTGGTCACAG CGTAAAATTCGTCCGCGAACGAATATAACCTATGTAACAACAAAAACCGCTCTCTTTGGTATCCCCAAGTACGCAGCAGCTTTGAACAAGATCGCCCAAAACAGGAATATGGCTGTTAATTACCATTTAGAGCTGGTCGAAGTGAAATCTCGTGCTGCTGTTTTTAGAGGATCCAATGGCCAG ACTGTAACCCTCCCATACAACTTCCTTCACGTGACTCCTCCCATGTCTCCACCGGCTTGTCTTACCAAATGTTCCGAATTAGTTGATAAAGGGTATTTAGATGTGGACAAGTACACCCTGCAACACAAGTGCTACCCTAATGTGTATGGGATTGGGGACTGCTTGAACACACCGAATAGCAAGACTGCTGCTGCTGTAG CACAACAAAGCGGTATAGTAGCCCAAAACGTCTGGGACACATTATATGGTAAACCACCAATAGCTAAATACGATGGATATGGAGCATGTCCCATTCTTACATCTTATAAAGGCGGTATTATTGCTGAGTTTAAATACGGAGGGACGGTTTGTGAGACTCTACCAGTTGATCAG GCTAAGGAACGTCgcatatgtttttatttacaaaacaatatatttccCTATTTGTATTGGAATCGATTGTTAAAAGGAAAATGGAGTGGACCGAGCACTATCCGGAAAATTATTAACCCGTTTGGCAAAAGAAACACAcagtaa